In the Acropora muricata isolate sample 2 chromosome 10, ASM3666990v1, whole genome shotgun sequence genome, one interval contains:
- the LOC136888179 gene encoding whirlin-like isoform X2: MEDISMEQTPQQTSRKMSENVRELQSALTKVLKSEDRVFFIESLNQYQRDKNVNSLVVTLKLVLNTARKREVYPLLYQIIPHGDREIFHRLWHQGLEDPRSRASSKSPARSPRNLRGNPVSTSLPTNLQRYASDSGIDLPNMTQSHSSTDKKYPIKQLIIKRPSNSGFGFCIRGGAEHGVGLYVSSVDARSVAENEGLLPGDHIVQVNGTKFDGLTHAQAVKVIKNSKKLNLFVRSVGRIPNSFVAESTCKWVDMSGRRVSPPPGVDSNGCFLSAGGIDKSDLRLLGDDDERKVNIFVEDGTKLGLLIRGGSDCGLGIYIAGVDVDGAADQAGLKAGDQILDVNGQSFLNISHKQAVNVLRSTRNMIVTLKDVGKLPFTRVTHDKMKWIKNSTKNGKINRHHKRAGRKGTTESMFHHGIAGSQVLYNGGLPSQKNLIADQAGQILNENELGTLKYYLTEYSSGYISISAFALALFDLLNTPAKMSLMTEIRSSVEPKDIDRFDDLVLKKEIEIMKSGQFLGSQFDDDRHSIHSYASSVSSFSGKGSSSRSSAKGSLDDTGSRPITPPQVPEILPANVKVKDDINTDATEPYEVYEATLTFHDDNEQIFDEEEDVGLPSFLTIDPVSLDLPRTEGTSPQHLGDNLSMPLLTSSPVSDENRPDSPTKTAGETTTSESVGDNTRQKSSLLGRHRESSYANGEVSSTGLATSFHGDDRSGGDLHYRKDPQKPQRARNPFIFPTTFQNNSSNSENVTSISAIFESPAKENHSSVNSPRQLVAPPTEDEPKVEYGNAKRTLNGEELRSELTKLPDRKRLASWGEVQEEPTTSTLSAHSLTIAERVTDPIGLHQEHFSNSNSEGKNVAGNNAAKQSTAQSQNQLSISSRSQSSSKNRKSWDGVQNPGSPEDHQNVSLLERPKDNKERSCSDSNLMNLPKDQQKRIQTKHRASQELYDLHQFCKNKDENTNRTEHVGRQRNTVTIETRESPRGRVKEIADSVFEVEVDKSSGSLGLTLEGGTDTGREIRINAIKEGNFAAWKCGRLKVGQAVLQVDGTPLTGMTSGKAFLTLRHAYSSSDSPVLKLLIRDI, encoded by the exons ATGGAAGATATATCCATGGAACAAACGCCTCAACAAACATCGAGGAAAATGTCAGAGAACGTTCGCGAACTGCAGTCAGCTCTAACTAAAGTTCTCAAAAGCGAAGATCGAGTATTCTTTATTGAATCACTAAATCAATATCAGAGGGATAAGAATGTAAACAGCCTTGTTGTGACTTTAAAGTTAGTGCTCAATACAGCAAGGAAGAGAGAAGTGTATCCTCTGTTGTATCAAATCATTCCCCATGGCGACCGAGAAATTTTTCATCGACTTTGGCATCAAGGTTTAGAAGACCCGCGGTCCCGTGCAAGTTCGAAATCTCCCGCTCGATCACCGAGAAATCTTCGAGGGAACCCCGTATCAACAAGTTTGCCCACCAATCTTCAAAGATATGCATCGGATTCGGGTATAGATTTACCGAATATGACACAATCTCATTCGTCCACAGACAAGAAATATCCTATAAAACAACTCATAATAAAGCGTCCTTCAAACTCTGGCTTTGGGTTTTGTATTCGTGGAGGGGCCGAACATGGCGTCGGATTATATGTGTCGTCTGTAGATGCGAGGTCAGTGGCGGAAAATGAGGGTCTTTTACCTGGAGATCACATTGTACAAGTCAATGGCACTAAGTTCGATGGACTCACACATGCACAAGCTGTTAAG GTCATTAAAAACAGTAAGAAGCTCAACTTGTTTGTGCGCTCAGTTGGACGTATACCCAATAGCTTTGTCGCTGAATCTACATGTAAATGGGTAGACATGAGTGGTAGAAGAGTGTCTCCACCACCGGGGGTTGATTCAAATGGATGCTTCTTGTCTGCTGGTGGTATAGACAAGAGTGATTTAAGACTGCTGGGGGATGACGATGAACGAAAG GTGAATATCTTTGTTGAAGATGGCACAAAGCTAGGATTATTGATTCGTGGAGGATCAGATTGTGGCCTGGGAATTTATATTGCAGGAGTTGATGTTGATGGGGCTGCTGATCAAGCAGGACTTAAG GCTGGTGATCAAATCTTGGATGTGAATGGGCAAAGCTTTCTGAACATCTCTCATAAACAAGCTGTTAACGTTTTGAGGTCAACAAGAAACATGATAGTTACTCTGAAAGATGTTGGCAAACTGCCATTTACCAGAGTTACCCATGATAAGATGAAGTGGATAAAAAATTCTACGAAAAATGGCAAGATCAACAG ACACCACAAAAGAGCCGGTAGAAAGGGAACCACAGag TCAATGTTCCACCATGGTATAGCGGGATCCCAAGTACTGTACAATGGTGGTCTGCCTTCCCAAAAGAATCTGATTGCAGACCAGGCTGGACAAATCCTCAATGAGAACGAGTTGGGGACTTTAAAATACTACTTGACAGAATATTCCAGCGGTTATATCTCTATCAGTGCCTTTGCATTGGCTTTATTTGATCTCCTTAATACCCCAGCTAAG ATGTCGTTAATGACAGAAATAAGAAGCTCTGTAGAACCTAAAGACATTGATCGATTTGATGACCTAGTTCTCAAGAAAGAAATCGAGATTATGAAG AGTGGTCAGTTTCTTGGCAGCCAATTTGATGATGACCGGCATTCGATTCACTCATACGCAAGTAGTGTCTCTAGTTTCTCTGGCAAAGGATCCTCGAGTAGAAGCTCAGCAAAG GGGTCCCTAGATGATACTGGATCACGCCCAATCACGCCCCCTCAAGTGCCGGAAATTCTACCAGCAAATGTGAAA GTCAAAGATGACATTAACACCGATGCAACCGAGCCGTATGAAGTTTATGAAGCAACTCTTACATTTCACGACGACAATGAACAG ATATTTGACGAAGAGGAAGATGTGGGACTTCCCTCTTTTCTTACAATCGACCCGGTTTCACTAGATCTCCCAAGGACAGAG GGTACTTCACCTCAACACCTTGGCGACAATCTCAGCATGCCTTTGCTGACCTCCTCTCCTGTTAGTGATGAAAACAGGCCAGATTCGCCAACAAAAACAGCTGGAGAAACGACAACAAGTGAATCAGTGGGTGATAACACGAGGCAGAAAAGTTCGCTTCTAGGACGACACAGAGAATCATCTTACGCAAATGGAGAGGTGAGCTCAACAGGGTTAGCAACCTCATTCCACGGCGATGATCGATCTGGAGGAGATCTCCACTATAGGAAAGATCCCCAGAAGCCGCAGAGAGCACGAAATCCATTTATATTCCCAACtacttttcaaaacaattcAAGTAATTCAGAGAATGTAACTTCGATATCGGCAATCTTCGAATCACCAGCGAAAGAAAACCATTCTTCGGTAAATTCGCCTCGCCAGCTTGTTGCTCCGCCTACCGAAGATGAACCGAAGGTCGAATACGGAAACGCGAAAAGAACTTTAAATGGAGAGGAACTGAGATCGGAATTGACTAAATTACCGGACAGGAAAAGGTTAGCTTCCTGGGGTGAAGTCCAAGAGGAACCTACAACGTCGACGCTTAGTGCTCATAGTTTGACGATCGCCGAACGTGTCACAGACCCGATAGGCTTGCACCAAGAACATTTTAGTAACTCAAATAGTGAAGGGAAAAACGTAGCAGGTAACAATGCAGCTAAGCAGAGCACTGCACAGTCGCAAAACCAGTTGTCAATCTCCAGTCGCAGCCAGAGTTCGTCAAAGAACAGGAAAAGTTGGGATGGAGTGCAGAATCCTGGATCCCCCGAAGATCACCAAAATGTCTCCCTACTGGAGCGACCGAAGGATAATAAAGAACGGAGCTGCAGTGATAGCAACTTGATG AATCTTCCCAAAGATCAACAGAAGAGAATTCAAACTAAACACAGAGCCAGCCAGGAACTCTATGATCTTCAccagttttgcaaaaataag GACGAAAACACTAATCGCACCGAACACGTCGGTCGTCAAAGAAACACTGTCACCATAGAGACGAGGGAAAGTCCACGAGGCAGAGTCAAGGAAATCGCGGATTCAGTTTTTGAGGTTGAAGTCGACAAATCCAGTGGGAGTTTGGGTCTAACATTAGAGGGCGGTACAGACACGGGAAGAGAAATTAGGATTAATGCCATTAAG GAAGGGAACTTCGCGGCTTGGAAATGTGGAAGATTAAAAGTGGGTCAGGCTGTACTTCAGGTGGACGGCACGCCGCTCACGGGGATGACCAGCGGTAAAGCGTTTCTCACTTTAAGACATGCGTACTCCAGCTCAGACTCTCCCGTATTGAAGTTACTTATCCGAGACATTTAA